The sequence TAAAATAGCAAAACTATTTCTTAGTTAATGCATCTCTGATTTCACCCAAAAGTACCTCTTCTTTTGAAGGAGCAGGAGGTGCAGCAGGAGCTTCTTCTTCTTTCTTCTTGGTTGCATTCATGCCTTTTATAATCATAAACAATACCCATGCGACAATTATGAATGCTATGATTGCATTAATAAACAAACCATAACCCAACGCAACTCCACCTGCTTCGCGAATAGCTGTTATCGACTCCATATTTACTCCAGTCAAATCTGCTGGATCTTTAAGTACAATAAATAGATTCATGAAATCTGGCGCATTGAAAATGGCAGATACTATTGGCATAACGATGTCATTAACCAATGATTTTACAACTGTTGCGAATGCAGCTCCAATGACAATACCTACAGCCATA comes from Bacteroidota bacterium and encodes:
- the mscL gene encoding large conductance mechanosensitive channel protein MscL encodes the protein MGMLKEFKAFAVKGNMVDMAVGIVIGAAFATVVKSLVNDIVMPIVSAIFNAPDFMNLFIVLKDPADLTGVNMESITAIREAGGVALGYGLFINAIIAFIIVAWVLFMIIKGMNATKKKEEEAPAAPPAPSKEEVLLGEIRDALTKK